From Planctomycetota bacterium, a single genomic window includes:
- a CDS encoding class I SAM-dependent methyltransferase — MNAHEARPGDAPDAKPSLFGGLARRVVRKVRNSDYVDALARDVRALASRLDRIERERRNGSPSGEAPAADSALLSMLASFIDPTFPWLTEYTHEITEEFVLENARHHAFFVELVEKYARRAAGERTPRLLDFGAGSGTLSIVFSQRNYDVVAIDNDPIMVARARRIAQRLGGYARILCMDGLDLPLMKEGSFDVAFSQGTLEHFDNDTIRKFLQAQLHVARFVVFSVPSFFWPHHDFGNERKMTLEEWRTILDDCGVRIDHLSYYQQDHWHVAAAVTRKE; from the coding sequence ATGAACGCTCACGAGGCACGTCCTGGAGACGCCCCCGATGCAAAGCCGTCCCTCTTCGGCGGCCTCGCCCGCCGGGTCGTGCGGAAAGTCCGCAACTCCGATTATGTGGACGCGCTGGCGCGGGACGTCCGGGCCCTGGCCTCGCGGCTCGACCGGATCGAGCGCGAGCGTCGCAACGGGTCCCCCTCCGGGGAAGCGCCCGCGGCGGATTCCGCGCTTCTCTCCATGCTGGCGTCCTTCATCGATCCCACGTTCCCCTGGCTCACGGAGTACACCCACGAGATCACGGAGGAGTTCGTCCTTGAAAATGCCCGACATCACGCCTTCTTCGTGGAACTGGTCGAGAAGTACGCACGCAGGGCCGCCGGGGAGCGAACGCCCCGCCTCCTCGACTTCGGGGCCGGAAGCGGCACCCTCTCGATCGTCTTCTCACAGCGCAACTACGACGTCGTCGCGATCGACAACGACCCGATCATGGTCGCCCGGGCCCGGCGGATCGCGCAGCGCCTGGGCGGCTACGCCCGCATCCTCTGCATGGACGGGCTGGATCTCCCCCTCATGAAGGAAGGTTCGTTCGATGTCGCCTTCTCTCAGGGAACTCTCGAGCACTTCGACAACGACACGATCCGAAAGTTCCTCCAGGCGCAGCTCCACGTGGCGCGTTTCGTGGTCTTCTCGGTCCCCTCCTTCTTCTGGCCCCACCATGATTTCGGCAATGAGCGGAAAATGACGCTCGAGGAATGGAGGACCATCCTGGACGACTGCGGGGTGCGCATCGACCATCTCTCGTATTATCAGCAGGACCACTGGCACGTGGCGGCGGCGGTCACGCGGAAAGAGTAG